A single Longimicrobiaceae bacterium DNA region contains:
- a CDS encoding family 10 glycosylhydrolase: protein MPRCRTRVSLRRFLSPVPLVLGLAVAVLASACSRNPRALAGPDPSDDGPPPIAREFRGVWVASVANIDWPSRPGLPVAQQQAELLAMLDRAKALGLNAVILQVRPAADALYRSELEPWSEYLTGEQGRAPEPLYDPLELAVTEAHRRGLELHAWFNPYRARHPSATGPEAASHIARARPELVKRYGGFLWMDPGEPEVQERTVQVMLDVVRRYDVDGIHIDDYFYPYPVRDSAGAIVPFPDEPSWRRYVEAGGRLERDDWRRQNVDELVERLYREIKREKPWVKFGISPFGIWRPGHPEQIRTGFDQYGQIYADARRWWLEGWMDYFAPQLYWPIAQTPQSYPVLLRWWAERNARGRHLWPGNFTSRVAYGDRPFWPAEEILGQVYVTRGHPGATGNVHFSMRVLMQDPDSLATLLATQAYREPALVPASPWLYAGAPGRPGVEARRGAGGVELTLEPAGSVGPTWWAVRSRFGTGWRREVLPGWMRTHAVSADSTGAVAEEVVVSAVDRVGNEGPAARLRVRER from the coding sequence ATGCCCCGGTGCCGCACCCGCGTTTCCCTGCGACGGTTCCTCTCCCCGGTCCCGCTGGTGCTCGGGCTCGCGGTGGCCGTCCTGGCCTCCGCCTGCTCGCGCAACCCCCGGGCTCTCGCCGGGCCGGATCCGTCGGACGACGGCCCTCCCCCCATCGCGCGGGAGTTCCGCGGCGTGTGGGTTGCGAGCGTCGCCAACATCGACTGGCCCTCCCGCCCCGGCCTCCCGGTGGCGCAGCAGCAGGCGGAGCTGCTCGCCATGCTGGACCGGGCGAAGGCGCTCGGCCTGAACGCCGTGATCCTGCAGGTGCGCCCCGCCGCGGACGCGCTGTACCGCTCTGAGCTGGAGCCCTGGTCGGAGTACCTGACCGGGGAACAGGGGAGGGCGCCGGAGCCGCTCTACGACCCGCTGGAGCTGGCCGTCACCGAGGCGCACCGGCGCGGGCTGGAGCTGCACGCCTGGTTCAACCCGTACCGCGCCCGCCACCCCTCGGCCACGGGACCGGAGGCGGCCAGCCACATCGCCCGCGCCCGCCCGGAGCTGGTGAAGCGCTACGGCGGCTTCCTCTGGATGGACCCGGGGGAGCCGGAGGTGCAGGAGCGCACGGTGCAGGTGATGCTGGACGTGGTGCGGCGGTACGACGTGGACGGGATCCACATCGACGACTACTTCTACCCCTACCCGGTGCGCGACTCCGCCGGGGCCATCGTCCCGTTCCCGGACGAGCCGAGCTGGCGCCGCTACGTGGAGGCCGGGGGGCGGCTGGAGCGGGACGACTGGCGCAGACAGAACGTGGACGAGCTGGTGGAGCGCCTGTACCGGGAGATCAAGCGGGAGAAGCCGTGGGTGAAGTTCGGGATCTCCCCATTCGGCATCTGGCGCCCGGGGCACCCGGAGCAGATCCGGACCGGCTTCGACCAGTACGGGCAGATCTACGCCGACGCGCGGAGGTGGTGGCTGGAGGGGTGGATGGACTACTTCGCCCCGCAGCTCTACTGGCCCATCGCGCAGACGCCGCAGAGCTATCCCGTCCTGCTCCGCTGGTGGGCGGAGCGCAACGCGCGGGGACGCCATCTCTGGCCGGGGAACTTCACCAGCCGCGTGGCCTACGGCGACCGCCCGTTCTGGCCGGCGGAGGAGATCCTGGGGCAGGTGTACGTCACCCGCGGGCACCCCGGCGCGACCGGGAACGTGCACTTCAGCATGCGGGTGCTGATGCAGGACCCGGACAGCCTGGCGACCCTGCTGGCGACGCAGGCGTACCGCGAGCCGGCGCTGGTCCCCGCCTCGCCCTGGCTCTACGCCGGAGCGCCGGGCCGGCCGGGGGTGGAGGCGCGCCGGGGCGCCGGGGGCGTCGAGCTGACGCTGGAGCCGGCCGGAAGCGTGGGGCCGACGTGGTGGGCGGTCCGCTCGCGCTTCGGCACGGGCTGGCGGCGGGAGGTGCTCCCCGGGTGGATGCGGACGCACGCCGTCTCCGCAGATTCCACCGGCGCCGTCGCGGAGGAGGTGGTGGTCTCCGCCGTGGACCGGGTGGGGAACGAGGGGCCCGCGGCGAGGCTGCGGGTCCGGGAGCGGTGA